A window from uncultured Desulfobacter sp. encodes these proteins:
- a CDS encoding 4Fe-4S binding protein, producing MFNFTPSILKNIASRPATRQYPVVKRELPEGVRGELYNDIDACIFCGMCSRKCPSLCITVDKKEGTWTCDPFRCVYCGICADACPTHCLHFHKAHRTVATERQMISMQGVPKAKNKNKTD from the coding sequence ATGTTTAATTTTACACCCAGCATACTTAAAAATATTGCCTCACGCCCGGCCACCCGGCAATATCCGGTTGTTAAGCGCGAATTGCCCGAAGGCGTGCGCGGAGAGCTGTACAATGATATTGATGCGTGTATTTTCTGCGGCATGTGTTCACGCAAATGCCCATCACTTTGCATCACGGTGGACAAAAAGGAGGGCACATGGACCTGTGATCCATTCAGGTGCGTCTATTGCGGTATCTGTGCAGACGCCTGCCCGACTCATTGCCTGCATTTCCACAAAGCACATAGAACAGTGGCAACGGAACGGCAGATGATCTCCATGCAGGGCGTGCCCAAAGCAAAGAATAAAAATAAAACCGATTAA